A stretch of the Microcella sp. genome encodes the following:
- the ruvC gene encoding crossover junction endodeoxyribonuclease RuvC — protein sequence MLRVLGVDPGLTRCGVGIVDIEPNRRATLVAVTVIQTAPDLALEQRLLAIGSQLALLLDEHRPDAVALERVFAQHNVRTVMGTAQASGVVLHAAAARGLAVTLHTPTEVKAAVTGHGGADKKQVTAMVQRILRLDAPPKPADAADALALAICHGWRGSSSPAARAAGESAPSSPGLTPAQQAWRTAEKATRARRLDG from the coding sequence GTGCTGCGGGTGCTCGGCGTTGACCCCGGCCTGACCCGCTGCGGGGTCGGCATCGTCGACATCGAGCCCAACCGGCGTGCGACGCTCGTCGCCGTCACCGTGATTCAGACCGCCCCCGACCTCGCACTCGAGCAGCGGCTGCTCGCGATCGGCTCTCAACTCGCGCTGCTTCTCGACGAGCATCGGCCCGACGCCGTCGCGCTGGAGAGGGTTTTCGCGCAGCACAATGTGCGCACGGTCATGGGCACGGCACAGGCGAGTGGAGTGGTGCTGCACGCTGCGGCCGCGCGCGGTCTTGCGGTCACTCTGCACACGCCGACCGAGGTTAAGGCGGCCGTGACGGGTCACGGCGGCGCCGACAAGAAGCAGGTCACCGCGATGGTGCAGCGCATTCTGCGTCTGGATGCTCCGCCGAAGCCCGCCGACGCCGCCGATGCTCTCGCGCTCGCCATTTGCCATGGGTGGCGCGGGTCATCGAGTCCGGCGGCGCGAGCAGCGGGGGAGTCGGCCCCGAGTTCCCCGGGTCTGACACCGGCCCAGCAGGCGTGGCGAACGGCGGAGAAGGCGACCCGCGCCCGTAGGCTCGACGGGTGA
- a CDS encoding YebC/PmpR family DNA-binding transcriptional regulator: MSGHSKWATTKHKKAIIDSRRAKSFAKLIKNIEVAAKIGGADLSGNPTLVDAVQKAKKTSVPNDNIERAIKRGAGLTGESVDYQTIMYEGYGPGGLALLIECLTDNRNRAAAEVRTAMSRNGGTMADPGSVAYNFSRKGVISITKTDGVTEDDILMAVLDAGAEEVIDQGGGFEVITDPSHLLAAREALQQAGIEYDSAEAEFVANLQIEADVDTARKLFRLVDAMDELDDVQNVFTNVSLTSEVRAELDNDDE; the protein is encoded by the coding sequence ATGTCAGGCCATTCCAAGTGGGCGACGACGAAGCACAAGAAGGCGATCATCGACAGTCGCCGCGCGAAGTCGTTCGCCAAGCTGATCAAGAACATCGAGGTCGCCGCCAAGATCGGCGGCGCCGACCTGAGCGGCAACCCGACTCTCGTCGACGCCGTGCAGAAGGCCAAGAAGACCTCGGTGCCGAACGACAACATCGAGCGCGCGATCAAGCGCGGCGCGGGCCTCACGGGCGAGTCGGTCGACTACCAGACGATCATGTACGAGGGCTACGGCCCCGGAGGCCTCGCGCTGCTCATCGAGTGCCTCACCGACAATCGCAACCGTGCTGCGGCCGAGGTGCGCACGGCGATGTCGCGCAATGGTGGCACGATGGCCGACCCGGGCAGCGTCGCCTACAACTTCAGCCGCAAGGGCGTGATCTCGATCACGAAGACCGACGGTGTGACTGAAGACGACATCCTCATGGCTGTGCTCGACGCCGGCGCCGAGGAGGTCATCGACCAGGGTGGGGGCTTCGAGGTCATCACCGACCCCTCGCACCTGCTCGCGGCGCGCGAGGCGCTGCAGCAGGCGGGCATCGAGTACGACTCGGCTGAGGCTGAGTTCGTGGCCAACCTGCAGATCGAGGCCGATGTCGACACGGCGCGCAAGCTCTTCCGCCTCGTCGATGCGATGGACGAGCTTGACGACGTGCAAAACGTGTTCACCAACGTCTCACTGACGTCAGAGGTTCGCGCCGAGCTCGACAACGACGACGAGTAG
- the pdxT gene encoding pyridoxal 5'-phosphate synthase glutaminase subunit PdxT, whose translation MAGSELPPVGVFALQGDVREHVALLRALGADVREVRTTAQLSEVAGLVIPGGESSVMDKLSRLFGLREPLRERIAGGMPVYGTCAGLIMLADRVHDAIEGQQTLGGLDVAVRRNAFGTQLESFETDLDVPVLGEPPVHAVFIRAPVVVEVGEGVDVLASLDDGRIVAVEQGRLLGTSFHPEVASETRFHERFLEHVAAASSAG comes from the coding sequence GTGGCTGGTAGCGAACTTCCGCCCGTCGGAGTCTTCGCGCTGCAGGGCGATGTGCGCGAGCATGTCGCCCTGTTGCGTGCGCTCGGTGCCGACGTGCGTGAAGTGCGTACGACGGCACAGCTCTCAGAGGTCGCCGGTCTCGTCATTCCCGGTGGAGAGTCGAGCGTCATGGACAAGCTCAGTCGCCTGTTCGGTCTGCGCGAGCCGCTGCGCGAGCGCATCGCGGGCGGCATGCCGGTGTATGGCACGTGCGCCGGGCTCATCATGCTCGCCGACCGCGTGCACGACGCGATCGAGGGCCAGCAGACGCTCGGCGGGCTCGATGTGGCAGTGCGACGCAACGCCTTCGGCACCCAGCTCGAGTCGTTCGAGACTGACCTCGACGTGCCCGTGCTCGGCGAGCCGCCCGTGCACGCTGTCTTCATCCGCGCTCCCGTGGTCGTCGAGGTCGGCGAGGGCGTCGACGTACTTGCCTCGCTCGACGACGGTCGCATCGTCGCGGTCGAGCAGGGGCGACTGCTCGGTACCTCGTTCCACCCTGAGGTGGCGTCGGAGACCCGGTTCCACGAACGGTTCCTCGAGCACGTCGCCGCCGCGTCGTCTGCCGGTTAG
- the pdxS gene encoding pyridoxal 5'-phosphate synthase lyase subunit PdxS, with the protein MTETTTTSVQGTSRVKRGLAEMLKGGVIMDVVNAEQARIAEDAGAVAVMALERVPADIRAQGGVARMSDPDLIDEIIATVSIPVMAKARIGHFVEAQVLQSLGVDYIDESEVLSPADYVNHIDKWPFTVPFVCGATNLGEALRRITEGAAMIRSKGEAGTGDVSEATKHIRTILGEIRALSAKAPDEWYVAAKELQAPYELVAEVAQTGKLPVVLFTAGGVATPADAALMMQLGADGVFVGSGVFKSGNPAARAAAIVKATAGYNDPAIVAEASRGLGEAMVGINVADLPAPHRLSERGW; encoded by the coding sequence ATGACCGAGACCACGACGACGAGCGTGCAGGGCACGAGCCGCGTCAAGCGCGGACTCGCAGAAATGCTCAAAGGCGGCGTCATCATGGACGTCGTGAACGCCGAGCAAGCGCGTATTGCTGAAGACGCTGGGGCCGTCGCCGTCATGGCGCTCGAGCGCGTGCCGGCCGACATCCGCGCCCAGGGCGGAGTTGCCCGCATGAGCGACCCCGACCTGATCGACGAGATCATCGCGACAGTATCGATTCCCGTCATGGCGAAGGCCCGCATCGGCCACTTCGTCGAGGCGCAGGTGCTGCAGTCGCTGGGCGTCGACTACATCGACGAGTCGGAGGTGCTGAGCCCCGCCGACTACGTCAACCACATCGACAAGTGGCCCTTCACGGTGCCGTTCGTGTGCGGGGCGACCAACCTCGGCGAGGCGCTGCGCCGCATCACCGAGGGCGCGGCCATGATTCGCTCGAAGGGCGAGGCCGGCACGGGTGACGTTTCCGAGGCCACCAAGCACATCCGCACGATCCTCGGCGAGATCCGGGCACTGTCGGCCAAGGCTCCTGACGAGTGGTACGTCGCGGCGAAAGAGCTGCAGGCGCCGTACGAGCTCGTCGCCGAGGTCGCGCAGACCGGAAAGCTGCCCGTCGTGCTGTTCACGGCCGGTGGCGTCGCGACGCCCGCCGATGCCGCGCTCATGATGCAGCTCGGTGCCGACGGCGTGTTCGTCGGCTCGGGCGTCTTCAAGTCGGGCAACCCGGCCGCGCGCGCGGCAGCGATCGTCAAGGCGACCGCGGGCTACAACGACCCGGCCATCGTGGCTGAAGCGTCGCGTGGTCTGGGCGAGGCCATGGTCGGCATCAACGTCGCCGACCTGCCGGCACCGCACCGTCTCTCTGAGCGTGGCTGGTAG
- a CDS encoding HIT family protein: MTDRQSASIDGVDAENGASLAGVPDAFQRLWTPHRLVYIENGQQPDDDACPFCRAPELDDKQALIVARGEHAYVLLNLYPYNSGHLLVCPYRHVALYDEATPDEIAEIGALTQTAMRVLSATSGCQGFNIGMNQGRIAGAGIAAHLHQHIVPRWALDSNFFPIIAGTKAVPRLLGEVRDEIARAWPSESPQ, from the coding sequence ATGACTGACAGGCAGTCTGCGAGCATCGACGGCGTCGACGCCGAGAACGGTGCGTCCTTGGCGGGCGTGCCCGACGCCTTTCAACGGCTCTGGACTCCGCATCGCCTCGTCTACATCGAGAACGGGCAGCAGCCCGACGACGACGCCTGCCCGTTCTGTCGGGCTCCTGAGCTCGACGACAAGCAGGCCTTGATCGTCGCGCGCGGCGAACACGCCTACGTGCTGCTCAACCTCTACCCGTACAACAGTGGTCACCTGCTGGTGTGCCCGTACCGGCATGTTGCGCTGTATGACGAAGCGACGCCCGACGAGATCGCCGAGATCGGTGCCCTCACGCAGACAGCGATGCGCGTGCTCAGCGCCACCTCCGGGTGCCAGGGGTTCAACATCGGCATGAATCAGGGTCGCATCGCCGGCGCCGGAATCGCGGCACATCTGCACCAGCACATTGTTCCTCGGTGGGCGCTCGACTCAAACTTCTTTCCGATCATCGCCGGCACGAAGGCCGTGCCGCGGCTGCTCGGCGAGGTGCGCGACGAGATCGCGCGGGCCTGGCCCTCAGAATCGCCGCAGTAG
- the thrS gene encoding threonine--tRNA ligase — translation MRVDGELRDLAHRLQPGDHAEPVTISSPDGLAILRHSAAHVLAQAVQSINPEARLGIGPPITDGFYYDFDVETPFTTDDLAALSKAMDRIIRQGQRFVRRVVTDEEARAELVNEPYKLELIGLKGSAGSGADGESVEVGGGELTIYDNVDGKTGEVYWKDLCRGPHLPNTRMIGNGWSLTRVAAAYWRGSEKNPQLQRIYGTAWPSKDALREHLGRLEEAAKRDHRKLGAELDFFSFPIEIGSGMSVWHPRGAIVRQEMEQHAMRRNREAGYSYVYTPHITKGDLFVQSGHLTNYADGMFPAMRLDEERDADGKVTKAGQDYYLKPMNCPFHILIYRERPRSYRDLPLRYSEFGAVYRNELSGALHGLTRVRGLTMDDAHLFVRPDQLEEEVAKTLDLVLSMLRDFGLTDFYLELSTRDDEKAKWLGDESMWEETTGALRRVALASGLELVDDPGGAAFYGPKISVQARDAIGRTWQLSTVQIDPNLPERFELEYTASDGSKQRPIMIHRALLGSMERFFAILLEHYAGAFPVWLAPEQVVGIPVAEEYAEYLGGVIGQLAAAGVRAHVDDSDERMQKKIRTHTKGKVPYLLIAGEEDRANGAVSFRFRDGTQVNGVPVAEAVERITTAIATRSAEL, via the coding sequence ATGCGGGTCGACGGCGAGCTGCGTGATCTCGCTCACCGCCTGCAGCCCGGGGATCACGCTGAGCCGGTCACGATCAGTTCGCCCGATGGTCTCGCGATCTTGCGGCACTCGGCTGCCCACGTGCTCGCCCAGGCGGTGCAATCGATCAACCCCGAGGCCAGGCTCGGTATCGGCCCGCCAATCACCGACGGCTTCTACTACGACTTCGACGTCGAGACTCCGTTCACGACCGACGATCTCGCCGCGCTCAGTAAGGCCATGGACCGCATCATTCGGCAAGGGCAGCGGTTCGTGCGGCGGGTCGTGACGGACGAGGAGGCGCGGGCCGAGCTCGTGAACGAGCCCTACAAGCTTGAGCTGATCGGGCTGAAGGGCTCGGCAGGCTCGGGCGCTGACGGCGAGAGCGTCGAGGTCGGCGGCGGCGAGCTGACGATCTACGACAACGTCGACGGCAAGACCGGCGAGGTCTACTGGAAAGACCTCTGCCGCGGCCCGCACCTGCCGAACACCCGCATGATCGGCAACGGCTGGTCTCTCACGCGCGTTGCGGCGGCGTACTGGCGCGGCAGCGAGAAGAACCCGCAGCTGCAGCGCATCTACGGCACGGCGTGGCCGTCGAAGGATGCCCTGCGCGAGCACCTCGGACGCCTCGAAGAAGCCGCGAAGCGCGACCACCGCAAGCTCGGGGCCGAGCTCGACTTCTTCTCGTTCCCCATCGAGATCGGCAGCGGCATGTCGGTCTGGCACCCGCGCGGTGCGATCGTGCGGCAAGAGATGGAGCAGCACGCGATGCGACGCAACCGTGAGGCTGGCTACTCGTACGTCTACACGCCGCACATCACCAAGGGCGACCTCTTCGTGCAGAGCGGGCATCTCACGAACTATGCCGACGGCATGTTTCCGGCCATGCGCCTCGATGAAGAGCGCGACGCCGACGGCAAGGTGACCAAGGCGGGGCAGGACTATTACCTCAAGCCCATGAACTGCCCGTTCCACATCTTGATCTACCGCGAGCGCCCGCGCAGCTATCGCGATCTGCCCCTGCGCTACAGCGAGTTCGGAGCCGTCTACCGCAATGAGCTCTCGGGTGCACTGCACGGCCTCACGCGGGTGCGGGGCCTCACGATGGACGACGCGCATCTCTTCGTGCGACCCGACCAGCTCGAAGAAGAGGTCGCAAAGACGCTCGATCTCGTGCTGAGCATGCTGCGCGACTTCGGCCTGACCGATTTCTACCTCGAGCTCTCGACGCGCGACGACGAGAAGGCGAAGTGGCTCGGCGACGAGTCGATGTGGGAGGAGACGACCGGGGCTCTGCGGCGCGTCGCGCTCGCGTCGGGCCTCGAGCTCGTCGACGACCCCGGCGGAGCGGCCTTTTATGGCCCGAAGATTTCGGTACAGGCGCGCGATGCCATCGGGCGCACCTGGCAGCTGTCGACCGTGCAGATCGACCCCAACCTGCCCGAGCGCTTCGAGCTCGAGTACACCGCGAGTGATGGCAGCAAGCAGCGGCCGATCATGATCCACCGCGCGCTGCTCGGCTCGATGGAGCGGTTCTTCGCGATTCTGCTCGAGCACTATGCCGGAGCTTTCCCCGTATGGCTGGCCCCCGAGCAGGTCGTAGGCATCCCCGTCGCAGAAGAATACGCCGAGTACCTCGGAGGCGTGATCGGGCAGCTCGCCGCGGCGGGCGTGCGCGCGCACGTTGATGACTCTGACGAGCGTATGCAGAAGAAGATCCGCACGCACACGAAGGGCAAGGTGCCTTATTTGCTTATCGCGGGGGAGGAAGATCGTGCCAACGGCGCCGTGAGCTTCCGGTTCCGCGACGGCACCCAGGTCAACGGGGTGCCAGTGGCCGAGGCGGTCGAGCGCATCACCACGGCGATCGCGACCCGGTCGGCCGAGCTGTAG